TTCTTATACCTTTGACAGTTTTTCTCTTACCTTTTTTTGTCCATAATTCTCTTCTTATTACTCTTAAACTAAACCCACATTCATCCCAAAACCATATCTGTAAATCATTTTCTCTTTCTTTACTTAATCTTATATATTCTTCTATTTTTTCTTTAAATAATTCTCTTTTTTCTGGATCTTGTTTATCTTCTAAACTATATTTTGACCAAATATAGACATATTTATTTTTTTTAATATCCTTTGTATTTGAGATTTACTTAACTTAATACCAGTTTCTTTTTCTAAGTGTTCCGATAATCTTTTTCCTGTCCAACGACCAAATTCATATCCAAAAGCACTCGGTTCTATATCTACTACTTTTAATAATAATTTTCGATATTCTGGTGTGGCTTTGTGATAATTTCCTTTTCTACTTTCATTCTGTAAACTTTCTATATTATTAGGGTTTCCATGAACTGCCCAATATGCAACTGTTCGAGTAGAGCAACCTAAAAAATCTGCGATTTCTTGGTAATTTTTACCATCATTTTCTAATAAAAATATTAAAATTCGTTCTCTGACTTCAGCTCTATCTTCTTTTTTTAAAGCATTTTGTAAATAATGTTTTTCTTCTAGTGATAAGAAATTTTTAATAGGCATAATTAAGATTAACAAATTTATTTGTGTTATTATGATTATAGACTATACAAGTGCGTCTTAGCTTAACCTAAATTGATGAGAATTTATTGTATTTTAAATTATGACCAGTGTAATATAAGTTTATTTCCGCATACAATACCTTCGCCAAAATGAAAGAGGAAAATAAAACTTGATGTCAACAGAGCTTTTGTAAGAAACTAGGTAAAATCAAAGATCAATTTCTACAACAGCATCGTGATAAATATTTTAGCATTATTAACTTGTCTCACACTGCACATAGACAACACAAGTTTGAAGCAACTAGGTTGCATAATTCAGGGAATGTTCGCTATGACGGGTAGAGTTACCATGTTAGGTATCTCAAGATGGACGGGAAAGGGAGGAAGTTACCGAACGATTCAACGGTTTTGTCATAGTCCAAAGAATTGGCCAACCCTAATGTGGGTATTTTTTCATAGCCATTGTTTTAACCGTGACGAAAGTTATGCTATCGCAGGAGATGAAGTCGTGACAACTAAATCAGGAAAACATACATACGGTGTTGATTGGTTCTTTTCGAGCTTAACAAACGCTCCTGTCAAAGGATTGTCATTTTTTGTTTTATCTTTAGTGGGACTAGAAAAAAGGGAATCTTATCCCTTACGAATAGAACAAATAATTAAACCGTCCGTTGAAAGTAATGTTAATTCAACTTTACCTCCAATGGTGGGGAAAAGAAAACGAGGTCGCCCAAAAGGCTCAAAAAACAAAGATAAAAGTCAATATACACTTTCAAGTGAGCTATTTCGTATTAAAGGTATGTTATCCGCATTACTATCTATGATTGGTGATACTATTGCTCTGAAATATTTACTCCTTGATGGCAAGTTTGGGCATCATAATGCGGCACAAATGGCATTGCAGATGGGACTACATTTAGTCAGTAAGTTACGTCATGATAGTGCTTTGTATTTACCTTCCCAAGGGGGAAATACTAAATGTAAGTATGGTCTAAAAATCAGTCCCCGTAAACTGTCGGACACGTTTCTACAGTTTCGTAGTATGCAAGGAGATTGGAATTTACAATGTTATCAATTACGGGTACTACATAAAGAGTTTTCTGTGCCTATTAATGTGGTCATTATTTTG
This is a stretch of genomic DNA from Geminocystis sp. NIES-3709. It encodes these proteins:
- a CDS encoding transposase, with amino-acid sequence MINILALLTCLTLHIDNTSLKQLGCIIQGMFAMTGRVTMLGISRWTGKGGSYRTIQRFCHSPKNWPTLMWVFFHSHCFNRDESYAIAGDEVVTTKSGKHTYGVDWFFSSLTNAPVKGLSFFVLSLVGLEKRESYPLRIEQIIKPSVESNVNSTLPPMVGKRKRGRPKGSKNKDKSQYTLSSELFRIKGMLSALLSMIGDTIALKYLLLDGKFGHHNAAQMALQMGLHLVSKLRHDSALYLPSQGGNTKCKYGLKISPRKLSDTFLQFRSMQGDWNLQCYQLRVLHKEFSVPINVVIILKTHQKTREQGHVILFSTDLTLNAKKLVELYSLRFQIEFNFRDAKQFWGLEDFMNVSQIAVTNMVNLAFFMVNFSQKILQRFRRDCVNDFSLLDLKAFYRGFRYVDELIKLLPQKPEPILMSRIVNRLGNIGAIHPISFG